In a genomic window of Scyliorhinus torazame isolate Kashiwa2021f chromosome 5, sScyTor2.1, whole genome shotgun sequence:
- the LOC140419000 gene encoding uncharacterized protein: MEGKSIVHSGEKPYTCCVCGRGFSQSSRLTSHKCSHSVEKPWKCGDCGKGFPSPSSLETHRRSHTGERPFTCSECGVAFTISANLLRHQRVHTGVRPFTCSECGKGFSDSSTLQKHQRIHTGERPFTCSECGKGFTISTHLLSHQRVHTGERPFQCPDCGKGYKSSGELMSHQRVHTDERPFRCSRCGTGFSRSSNLTVHQRIHTGERPFACSWCGKGFTELSALQRHQRVHTGERPFTCSKCGKGFTTSYHLLSHQRGHK, encoded by the coding sequence atggaaggaaaaagtatcgttcacagcggggagaaaccgtacacgtgttgtgtgtgtggacgaggtttcagtcAATCATcacgcctcacaagccacaaatgcagtcactctgtggagaaaccgtggaaatgtggggactgtgggaaaggattccctTCCCCATCCagtctggaaactcatcgacgcagtcacactggggagagaccattcacctgctcagaatgtGGGGTGGCATTTACTATTtcagccaacctgctgagacaccagcgagttcacactggggtgaggccattcacctgctcagaatgtgggaagggattcagtgattcatccactctgcagaagcaccagcgaattcacactggggagaggccattcacctgctcagaatgtgggaagggatttactatttcaaCCCACCtcttgagtcaccagcgagttcacactggggaaaggccgtttcaatgtccagactgcgggaaaggCTATAAAAGCTCTGGGgaactgatgagccatcaacgtgttcacactgacgagagacccttCAGGTGCTCTCGCTGCGGAACTGGGTTCAGTcgatcatctaacctcactgtacatcagcgaattcacactggggagaggccattcgcctgttcctggtgtgggaagggattcactgagctatccgccctgcagaggcaccagcgagttcacactggggagagaccattcacctgctccaagtgtgggaagggattcaccacttcataccacctgctgagtcaccaacgaggccacaagtaa